A stretch of the Panicum virgatum strain AP13 chromosome 9N, P.virgatum_v5, whole genome shotgun sequence genome encodes the following:
- the LOC120687533 gene encoding protochlorophyllide-dependent translocon component 52, chloroplastic-like codes for MSRYPVAAGPALADRGRDCDSVLHQSPLTTPATPHPQRIPPLAFWLRPRQPLSLHLLLPRAGRHSLPFAATAAPLSSRGPKATVLAPGPRRRAARLSVPAVAAETARAEDAPSPSPSGDGAFDWLDHWYPFAPVCDLDPGAPHGKTVLGLSVVAWYDRGAGEWRVFDDACPHRLAPLSEGRVDGKGRLQCVYHGWCFDGAGAGACKFIPQAPALGPPVHKNSKACVASYPTAVQNKILWFYPRPEPEHRDVLQRKRPPYIKEIDDPSFVTAFGIRDLLYGYDILAENLMDPSHVPYAHKGLIGGPRNTQDPGRVEHDKEGGGSIKLKIEEASLAGFLSSWERGSWSLQVMPCPDEPTERATSTARHCSLALQAKPGKKNTPRFMLVVFCVPVAPGRSRLIWAFPRNFGVWLDLIIPRWLYHVGQNRVLDSDAYILHVEERKFAASGLDNWHNDCYVPASSDTMVVAFRSWFRKYCKNRVGWATPQPDELPPTPNKDTLMERYWSHVVQCRSCSAALKAMRALEVALQVASVAVVGVLAVAKETTLVMSAAQRAVVVSAAVLCFAASRWLSNFIENNFFFQDYSHAYK; via the exons ATGTCTAGATAC CCGGTAGCAGCTGGTCCAGCattggccgaccgcggccgcgattGCGATAGCGTCCTCCACCAGTCACCGCTCACCACTCCGGCCACTCCACACCCACAACGCATCCCTCCTCTAGCCTTTTGGCTGCGGCCACGCCAACCCCTCTCCCTTCACCTCCTGCTCCCGCGCGCCGGGCGCCATTCGCTTCccttcgccgccaccgccgcgccattGAGCTCCAGGGGGCCGAAAGCCACCGTCCTGGCGCCAGgtccccggcgccgcgccgcccggctgTCGGTGCCCGCCGTGGCGGCCGAGACTGCGCGCGCCGAGGACGCGCCGTCCCCGTCGCCGTCTGGGGATGGCGCGTTCGACTGGCTGGACCACTGGTACCCTTTCGCCCCCGTGTGCGACCTCGACCCCGGCGCGCCGCACGGCAAGACGGTGCTCGGGCTCAGCGTCGTCGCCTGGTACGACCGTGGCGCCGGCGAGTGGCGTGTGTTCGACGACGCCTGCCCGCACCGCCTCGCGCCGCTCTCCGAGGGCCGCGTCGACGGCAAGGGGCGGCTCCAGTGCGTCTACCACGGCTGGTGcttcgacggcgccggcgccggcgcctgcaAGTTCATCCCCCAGGCGCCCGCCCTCGGCCCTCCCGTGCACAAGAACAGCAAGGCGTGCGTGGCGTCGTACCCAACCGCGGTGCAGAACAAGATCCTGTGGTTCTACCCGAGGCCCGAGCCCGAGCACAGGGACGTGCTGCAGAGGAAGCGCCCGCCGTACATCAAGGAGATCGACGACCCGTCCTTCGTCACCGCGTTCGGCATCAGAGATCTCTTGTATGG GTATGATATCTTGGCAGAGAACCTGATGGACCCTTCTCATGTCCCGTATGCCCACAAGGGGCTGATAGGCGGGCCCCGCAACACACAAGATCCCGGGAG AGTTGAGCACGACAAAGAAGGCGGCGGCTCGATCAAGCTGAAGATAGAGGAAGCGAGCCTGGCCGGGTTCCTGTCGTCGTGGGAACGCGGCTCCTGGAG CCTGCAGGTGATGCCATGCCCTGACGAACCCACAGAGCGAGCCACTTCAACAGCACGGCATTGTTCGCTGGCCCTGCAGGCGAAACCGGGGAAGAagaat ACGCCCCGGTTCATGCTCGTGGTGTTCTGCGTCCCGGTGGCTCCTGGCCGGAGCCGGCTGATCTGGGCGTTCCCGAGGAATTTTGGGGTCTGGCTCGACCTGATCATACCACGGTGGCTCTACCACGTCGGCCAGAACCGTGTGCTGGATTCAGATGCTTACATCCTCCATGTCGAG GAACGCAAGTTTGCTGCGTCAGGCCTTGACAACTGGCACAATGATTGCTATGTGCCGGCATCGTCGGACACCATGGTCGTCGCCTTCAGGAGCTGGTTCAGGAAGTACTGCAAGAATCGGGTTGGCTGGGCGACCCCACAGCCTGACGAGCTGCCGCCGACCCCTAACAAGGACACACTCATGGAGAG GTACTGGTCGCACGTGGTGCAGTGCAGGAGCTGCAGCGCGGCGCTGAAGGCCATGAGGGCGCTCGAGGTCGCCTTGCAGGTCGCGTCGGTCGCCGTCGTCGGTGTCCTCGCGGTCGCCAAGGAGACGACGCTGGTCATGTCGGCTGCTCAGAGAGCCGTCGTCGTGTCCGCGGCCGTGTTGTGCTTCGCCGCGTCCCGCTGGCTCTCAAACTTCATCGAGAACAACTTCTTCTTCCAGGATTACTCCCATGCTTACAAGTGA
- the LOC120690698 gene encoding protochlorophyllide-dependent translocon component 52, chloroplastic-like — protein sequence MDPLSLLSLARSTRPSLPLAAAAAPLRSRRLSGGARIAQSRWRRAARLSASAVAAETPRTEEPPSPSGQERFDWLDQWYPFAPVCDLDPGAPHGKTVLGLSVVAWYDRGAGEWRVFDDTCPHRLAPLSEGRIDGKGRLQCVYHGWCFDGAGACKFIPQAPALGPPVHKNSKACVASYPCVVQTNILWFYPRSEPEHKDVLQRKPPPLIPEIDDPRFITVYGIRDLPYGYDVLVENLFDPAHVPYAHKGIMRGIPKKEDPGRDDYDKEGGGPIKMKIKEANIQGFVSPQERGYFQFIAPCTLVRLPLSQEWYLLVFFSVPVAPGRSRVIWAFPRRNVSVWLHNITPRWLNHVEQNLILDSDIFLLHVEERKFAAVGLDNWQKACYVPTSSDNTVIAFRNWFRKFCKSQVGWATPQVDQLPPTPTKDQLMERYWSHVAQCTSCSAALKAMKALEVALQIASVAIVGILAVAKGTLVTSTVQRAVVVSTAVLCFAVSRWLANFIQKNFYFQDYIHAYK from the exons atggaccccctctccctcctctcgctCGCGCGCTCCACGCGCCCGTCGCTccccctcgccgcggccgccgcgccactgAGATCCAGGAGGCTAAGCGGCGGCGCCAGGATCGCGCAGTCGCggtggcgccgcgccgcccggctgTCGGCGTCGGCCGTGGCAGCAGAGACGCCGCGGACGGaggagccgccgtcgccgtccgggCAGGAGCGGTTCGACTGGCTGGACCAGTGGTACCCTTTCGCCCCCGTGTGCGACCTCGACCCCGGCGCGCCGCACGGCAAGACGGTGCTCGGGCTCAGCGTCGTCGCCTGGTAcgaccgcggcgccggcgagtgGCGCGTGTTCGACGACACCTGCCCGCACCGCCTCGCGCCACTCTCCGAGGGCCGCATCGACGGCAAGGGCCGGCTCCAGTGCGTGTACCACGGCTGGTGcttcgacggcgccggcgcctgcaAGTTCATCCCCCAGGCCCCCGCCCTCGGCCCGCCG GTGCACAAGAACAGCAAGGCGTGCGTGGCGTCGTACCCCTGCGTGGTGCAGACCAACATCCTGTGGTTCTACCCGAGGTCCGAGCCGGAGCACAAGGACGTGCTGCAGAGGAAGCCGCCACCGTTGATTCCTGAGATTGACGACCCGAGGTTCATCACCGTCTATGGCATCAGGGATCTTCCCTACGG GTATGATGTTTTGGTAGAGAACCTCTTCGACCCAGCTCATGTACCATATGCGCACAAGGGGATAATGCGTGGAATCCCCAAGAAGGAAGATCCCGGAAG AGATGACTACGATAAAGAGGGCGGCGGTCCGATCAAGATGAAGATCAAGGAGGCGAACATACAAGGGTTTGTGTCACCGCAGGAGCGTGGCTACTTCCAGTTCATCGCGCCATGCACGCTCGTGCGTTTACCGCTTTCCCAAGAG TGGTACCTGCTGGTGTTCTTCAGCGTTCCGGTTGCTCCTGGTAGGAGCAGGGTGATCTGGGCGTTCCCGAGGAGGAACGTTTCGGTCTGGCTCCACAACATAACACCGCGGTGGCTGAACCATGTAGAGCAGAATCTTATATTGGATTCAGACATTTTCCTCCTTCACGTTGAG GAGCGCAAATTTGCTGCGGTAGGCCTTGATAATTGGCAGAAAGCTTGCTATGTGCCCACATCATCTGACAACACGGTGATCGCATTTAGAAACTGGTTCAGGAAATTCTGCAAGAGTCAGGTTGGCTGGGCAACTCCACAAGTCGATCAGCTGCCACCAACCCCTACCAAGGATCAGCTCATGGAGAG GTACTGGTCACACGTGGCGCAGTGTACGAGCTGCAGCGCTGCGCTTAAAGCCATGAAGGCACTCGAGGTTGCTCTGCAGATCGCGTCTGTTGCCATTGTTGGAATCCTTGCCGTCGC